The region TATTTTTATAATAAACTGTTTGAATTTTTGAAACGATTTGATTTAAACAAGCAAAAAGTTTTAATATGCGGTGATTTCAATATATCACATACATCTCTTGATGTCTGGGACGAAGAAATCTGGGACGGTGAAGTGACCCATTTACCCGAAGAGAGGGCAATTTTGTCTAAATTTTTAGACAGCGGATTTATAGATGTTATAAGAAAAAAACATCCTAATGAAAAAGTCTTTTCATTTTACGATTACAGAGGCGCCGCGGTTTATAAAAACGAAGGGCTCAGGCTTGATTATATATTGGTGAGTGAGCCTCTTTTTGAAAAATTTAAAGATGTGGAAATTTTAACCGAAATCAGGCGTAAACGAAAGCCTACTCCATCTGACCATGTGCCGTTAGTTGCAGAATTTGATATTTAAAGGTTTAGGTTGTTAAATGAAATAATAAACTTTTTGGTGAATTTTGCTCATTCTTTAGGATATATAGGTATTTATTTTTATATGCTTTTAGTCGGCACTTTTATACCGGTTCCAAGTGAGCTTGTTTTACTGCCGGCCGGATATCTTGCGGCAACAGGTAAAATGAATCTGATCAGTGTTTGGTTATGCGCTGCACTCGGCAGTTTAAGCGGCGCTCTTATAAATTATTTTTTGGCAAAATTTTTGGTAAATAAAATCTTAAAAGACAAACCTGTAATAGAAAAAGTAACAAAATTTTGGAAAAATCATGGAAAAATTTCCGCCTTTTTAGCTCCTCTTACGCCTGGACTTGGACAGTATATTTCTATTCCCGCCGGTTTATCCCATATGCCGCTTAAATGGTTTATTCCTCTTACTTTTTCGGCAAATCTGATATGGACCGGATTTTTAATAATGGTAGGTTTTTTATTTGGAACCGGAGAAAAAGCGCATAAAAGTGCTGTCTTCGGAAGTTTGATTTTACTCGGGAGTGTGATAATTATAGCCACTGTTTATGTGTTCAGTGAACTGAAAAAGACTAAATAAATCTTTTTATGTCTTCTCCGGAATATATAATAATTTCAGCTTTTATATTTTTAAGTTTTTTTTGAATCAATTCAGTTAGTCTTTTTTGTGTTTTATTTAAGTCCATTTTTTCAGGTTCTATAAAAATTATTACAATTTTATTTTGATAATGATAAATTTTGTCACTTCTTCTTATATTGTTTTTTAATATT is a window of Lebetimonas sp. JH292 DNA encoding:
- the xth gene encoding exodeoxyribonuclease III, yielding MKLCTFNVNSIRQREEIVKNIINEYNVDVICMQEIKTEEDNFPKFDNMHCIIHGQKKLNGVATCSVFEIENYQKGFEGELSEARFIYTLINNIHIINIYAPLGDNYGERFEYKIYFYNKLFEFLKRFDLNKQKVLICGDFNISHTSLDVWDEEIWDGEVTHLPEERAILSKFLDSGFIDVIRKKHPNEKVFSFYDYRGAAVYKNEGLRLDYILVSEPLFEKFKDVEILTEIRRKRKPTPSDHVPLVAEFDI
- a CDS encoding DedA family protein, giving the protein MLNEIINFLVNFAHSLGYIGIYFYMLLVGTFIPVPSELVLLPAGYLAATGKMNLISVWLCAALGSLSGALINYFLAKFLVNKILKDKPVIEKVTKFWKNHGKISAFLAPLTPGLGQYISIPAGLSHMPLKWFIPLTFSANLIWTGFLIMVGFLFGTGEKAHKSAVFGSLILLGSVIIIATVYVFSELKKTK